The following proteins come from a genomic window of Micromonospora zamorensis:
- a CDS encoding type II secretion system F family protein gives MTGGALLVAALLLVAAALVAWPVQTIRSRRRRVLTPGQGSAGPDPDDALVEWIRELGRTLDGPVDETGESLTSGRPVGMAYQPQPGTGSSARRTALGWPARDITGRPSWPGAPGGSVGSKGPAGPTRPPIRRDPRRPAGTAVPEVTTTDAGRGGGTSVAAIAIDGVGVTADRWVDAPGAAAIGDRTNGEADSRGDVFGAEGRGDVDRRDHGDPAEVTAADLADMTAVGPSAVAAAPAVRSRARVIPLVSLLGGGVGAVVGGPVAAVALASYGTLAVRGVLRWRANRRAERIRRRGLDQLCGLAADLRAGLPVPHTLEAAAGGPGQSDRLRQLTSAAVRLADRTGAPLAELVERIEADARATDRGLAAAAAQAAGARATAWLLAALPIGGIALGYGIGVDPVAVLLHSRVGGACAVLAVALQVVGLLWAERLGSAPGRAG, from the coding sequence ATGACGGGCGGGGCGCTGCTGGTGGCAGCGCTGCTCCTGGTCGCCGCCGCCCTGGTGGCGTGGCCCGTGCAGACCATCCGGTCCCGCCGGCGTCGTGTGTTGACGCCCGGACAGGGGAGCGCCGGTCCCGATCCGGACGACGCACTGGTGGAGTGGATCCGGGAACTCGGTCGTACGTTGGACGGGCCGGTCGACGAGACCGGCGAGTCGCTGACCTCGGGTCGTCCGGTCGGCATGGCGTACCAGCCGCAACCCGGCACGGGTTCCAGCGCGAGACGGACCGCGCTCGGCTGGCCTGCCCGGGACATCACCGGGAGACCGAGCTGGCCCGGAGCGCCGGGCGGGTCGGTGGGGTCGAAAGGTCCGGCGGGGCCGACGCGCCCGCCGATCCGTCGGGATCCTCGGCGCCCGGCCGGCACCGCAGTGCCGGAGGTCACGACCACCGACGCGGGACGTGGGGGCGGCACGTCGGTGGCCGCGATCGCGATCGACGGCGTAGGAGTGACAGCGGACCGGTGGGTCGACGCCCCAGGCGCTGCGGCGATCGGTGATCGCACCAACGGCGAGGCGGACAGTCGAGGTGACGTGTTCGGCGCCGAGGGGCGCGGCGACGTCGATCGCCGTGATCATGGCGACCCGGCGGAGGTGACGGCCGCCGACCTGGCCGACATGACGGCCGTTGGGCCGAGTGCCGTCGCGGCGGCGCCTGCCGTGCGATCGAGGGCGCGCGTGATACCGCTGGTCAGCCTCCTGGGAGGCGGTGTCGGTGCGGTGGTCGGCGGTCCGGTGGCCGCGGTCGCGTTGGCCAGCTACGGCACGCTGGCCGTACGGGGTGTGTTGCGCTGGCGGGCGAACCGGCGCGCCGAGCGCATCCGACGACGTGGGCTGGACCAACTCTGTGGTCTCGCGGCGGATCTCCGGGCCGGCCTGCCCGTCCCGCACACGCTTGAGGCCGCCGCCGGTGGTCCCGGGCAGTCGGACCGGCTGCGCCAGCTGACCTCAGCGGCGGTGCGACTGGCGGACCGGACCGGCGCGCCGCTCGCCGAACTCGTCGAGCGGATCGAGGCGGACGCTCGGGCGACCGACCGAGGTCTGGCCGCCGCAGCGGCACAGGCGGCCGGTGCCCGGGCCACGGCCTGGTTGCTGGCGGCGCTGCCGATCGGCGGGATCGCCCTCGGGTACGGGATAGGTGTCGACCCGGTGGCAGTGCTCCTGCACAGCAGGGTCGGTGGAGCCTGTGCCGTTCTCGCGGTCGCCCTGCAGGTCGTGGGTCTCCTCTGGGCGGAACGGCTCGGCTCGGCACCGGGACGGGCCGGATGA
- a CDS encoding TadE family type IV pilus minor pilin produces MGTPGRAGEGGRRARFVERAAGGDRGSFTAELAAGLPALLLLLLAGLTAVNAVTAQAGCLHAAREAALAAARGGDGSAAAGRAAPPGASVTVSVDGNRVQATVRAPVRTLGGRLPRVTVVATAVAAMEPGAAEGVW; encoded by the coding sequence TTGGGCACCCCTGGGCGGGCAGGTGAGGGCGGGCGGAGAGCTCGCTTCGTCGAACGCGCCGCTGGTGGGGACCGTGGGTCGTTCACCGCCGAACTGGCGGCCGGCCTGCCGGCGCTGCTCCTGCTCCTGTTGGCTGGCCTGACCGCGGTCAACGCCGTCACCGCGCAGGCCGGCTGCCTGCACGCGGCCCGGGAGGCGGCGCTGGCCGCCGCCCGTGGCGGGGACGGCAGCGCGGCGGCCGGGCGTGCGGCACCGCCGGGGGCTTCGGTGACGGTGTCCGTCGACGGCAACCGGGTGCAGGCGACGGTACGCGCGCCCGTCCGCACGCTGGGCGGCCGGCTACCACGGGTCACCGTGGTCGCGACCGCCGTCGCAGCCATGGAACCAGGCGCCGCCGAGGGAGTTTGGTGA
- a CDS encoding type II secretion system F family protein, translating to MTSRVPATRRGPASGRRPDAIRLAAALSGLAVAVVVGGWLGLLGAVPTAFLLDFLLRRIEPPAVRKRRLQEAADLPLAADLLAAAMRAGAPVDRSVLAVAEALDGPLAGRLARVGRTLLLGGGPPEAWSALDGIPGADRLTAAALRSANSGAALAGALTRLADDLRADRATAAEASARRAGVLIVLPLGLCFLPAFILAGLVPVIVAVLGDVL from the coding sequence ATGACCTCCCGGGTCCCGGCGACTCGACGCGGCCCGGCCAGCGGCCGACGGCCGGACGCCATCCGGCTCGCCGCGGCGCTGTCCGGGCTCGCCGTAGCCGTGGTCGTCGGGGGGTGGCTGGGGCTGCTCGGTGCGGTCCCGACCGCATTCCTGCTGGACTTTCTCCTACGCCGGATCGAGCCGCCGGCTGTGCGCAAGCGGCGGCTCCAGGAGGCCGCCGACCTGCCGCTGGCCGCTGATCTGCTGGCTGCGGCGATGCGGGCGGGGGCCCCGGTGGATCGCTCGGTGCTGGCCGTCGCCGAGGCGCTCGACGGACCGCTCGCCGGCCGGTTGGCCCGGGTCGGCCGCACGCTGCTGCTCGGCGGTGGCCCGCCGGAGGCATGGTCGGCGTTGGACGGGATCCCTGGCGCGGACCGGCTGACGGCGGCGGCCCTGCGCTCAGCCAACAGTGGTGCCGCCCTGGCCGGTGCGTTGACCCGGCTCGCCGACGACCTGCGCGCCGACCGTGCCACCGCCGCCGAGGCGTCGGCACGCCGGGCCGGCGTGCTCATCGTCCTGCCGCTGGGGCTCTGCTTCCTGCCGGCGTTCATTCTCGCCGGCCTGGTGCCGGTGATCGTCGCCGTTCTCGGCGACGTGCTCTGA
- a CDS encoding DUF4244 domain-containing protein produces the protein MRKLIARLRGDAGMNTAEYAVGTLAAVAFAGILLKVLTSGNVQSALTAVIDRALK, from the coding sequence ATGCGCAAACTGATCGCCCGCCTGCGCGGCGACGCCGGGATGAACACGGCCGAGTACGCGGTCGGCACGCTTGCGGCGGTCGCCTTCGCCGGAATCCTGTTGAAGGTGCTGACCTCCGGCAACGTCCAGTCGGCGTTGACCGCCGTCATCGACCGGGCGCTGAAGTGA